The following is a genomic window from Adhaeribacter radiodurans.
TGTAGACTTCCGGTGCCGAGGAACGAGGCATTCCGCAGCGGAGCGAGGAAAGGAGGGATACACCGCGCGAAAGAGCCAAACGAGGCCCGCCGGCCAGGAGGCAAAACTTGAAGCTCGCCAGTTAGATATCACCAATGCATGGAGGCGGGCACCGGCTCTAAGTAAAGCTTGAAAAGACTCCAAAGAAAAACATGTCCTCCTTTCGTCTAAACAATCTATTACAACTTCTACCCTCCATAATAAGTACTCGATAAAACGCACTTACCCGAGCTGTATTATGCTGCAAAACTTTATTAACCGCGCCATTCCAACTTCGGAATTAATCTGGCAATTGGGGCCATTTATCTTTGGCTACGTATTGGTGGTATCTATATTGGTTTCTTATTTAAAAAAACAGCACCAGGTCCGCACGGCTTATACGCGTAAAATATTTCATTTTTTAATTTTTTCTACTGCCAGCATTTTTCAGGTAAAGTACGGCTTACCCGCCGTTATTTTGTTCGGCAGTATTGTAAGTTTATTTGTGTTGTTCGCGGTTGTTAAAGGCGATAACTTTTCGTTTTACGAGGTAATGGCCCGCGAATCGGATCGACCGCATCGCACATTGTTTATTTTAATCCCTTTGGTAACAACGGCATTAGGCGGCGTTTTATCTAACCTCTTTTTTTTAAAATTTGCTTTTATCGGGTACTTAGTGGGTGGTTGGGGCGATGCCGTAGGAGAACCGGTGGGTTCGCGCTGGGGCAAACACCGCTACCAGGTACCTTCGCTGCTGGGCGTAAAAGCCACCCGCAGTTTAGAAGGTTCAGCGGCGGTGGCAGTTGTGAGCATTGTAGTATCGTTTATGGGGCTTTACTTTATTGGCTACTCTTTGCCGGATTGTTTAAAAACCGCCGTAGTTTGTGGATTAGGCGGAGCCGCCATTGAATCTGTAAGCAACCACGGGCTCGATAATTTAACGATGCAATTTACAGCGGCTGGCCTGGCTTATTGGCTGTTGGTCTGAACCAGCCTCAAAAATTCACCTCCGAAAAAATCAGTATAAATAGCAGCTTCGTGCCTAAGTTTTCTAACGGAATAATTACTATACTTGTACCGGTTCGTTTTTTTTCAACCATAGTTTAGTAAGTAATTAATTTGCTCACACTTAAAAACCTGCTCATTTTTAAATTTCTACACTTTTAATCGTATGCGTAAATTGCACTCTTTTCTACTACTGGCCTTTGCTGGTATTTTAATTGTTTCTGGTTGTAAATCTGGCTCGGGAGCACAATCCTCCGCTGGTACTTCTGCTGTGCCCGCGGCTGCCCGCGATACCCGGATTTTTGAAATGCGGGTTTATTATGCGCATCCAGGCAAATTAGCCGATCTGGAAAACCGTTTCCGAACCAATACTACCCGGATTTTTGAAAAACACGGCATGACCAACATTGGCTATTGGTTGCCGCTGGAAAATCCGGACAATAAACTGATTTACATTCTGGCTTACCCGAACCGCGAAGCGCGCGATGCTTCCTGGCAAGCTTTCGGCTCCGATCCAGAGTGGAAAGAAGTAGCTTCTAAATCGGAAGAAAATGGCAAATTGGTAGCCAAAGTAGACCAATTGTTCATGGAAACTACCGATTACTCGCCGGCTATTACATTAAAGCAAGCTAGTCCAGAGCGTACTTTTGAGCTGCGTACGTACACCACTACACCTAATAACTTAGTAAACCTGGATGCCCGTTTCCGGGACCATACCATGGGCTTGTTTAGTAAAT
Proteins encoded in this region:
- a CDS encoding NIPSNAP family protein, which codes for MRKLHSFLLLAFAGILIVSGCKSGSGAQSSAGTSAVPAAARDTRIFEMRVYYAHPGKLADLENRFRTNTTRIFEKHGMTNIGYWLPLENPDNKLIYILAYPNREARDASWQAFGSDPEWKEVASKSEENGKLVAKVDQLFMETTDYSPAITLKQASPERTFELRTYTTTPNNLVNLDARFRDHTMGLFSKYGMENIVYFHPVAGQPGADNTLVYLLAHKSQEAGLASFEAFRNDPEWVKVKAASEVKGGGSLTTKVESVYMKPTDYSPIK
- a CDS encoding diacylglycerol/polyprenol kinase family protein — protein: MLQNFINRAIPTSELIWQLGPFIFGYVLVVSILVSYLKKQHQVRTAYTRKIFHFLIFSTASIFQVKYGLPAVILFGSIVSLFVLFAVVKGDNFSFYEVMARESDRPHRTLFILIPLVTTALGGVLSNLFFLKFAFIGYLVGGWGDAVGEPVGSRWGKHRYQVPSLLGVKATRSLEGSAAVAVVSIVVSFMGLYFIGYSLPDCLKTAVVCGLGGAAIESVSNHGLDNLTMQFTAAGLAYWLLV